TTATCTCAACTGCATCGTAAAAAAGCGAAGTTAGCCGCTTGCTTAAAAAGGCATTTTCCCTATCATCAACGAGCATCTGCCTTGTGCGATCGTTTCTTATAAAGCTTAAATTTTCATAGATATTTTCTAAGTTTCCAAACTCATCAAGCAGTTTTTTGGCACCCTTTGCACCGATACCTTTTACGCCAGGGATATTATCTGAGCTATCTCCTGTAAGGGCTAGAAAATCGCGAATTTGAGAAGGCAGCACGCCATACTTTTCCACACAGCTTGCACTATCGTGATCGATCTTGCTTTGCGGGCTATATATGCTTACTTTGCCGTCTTCGATAAGCTGATAAAGGTCTTTATCGTGCGTTACAATTCGCACGAAGATGTCTTGCTCTTTTGCCGTTTTTACAGCTGTTGCGATGATGTCATCAGCCTCATAACCCTCTTTTGACATAGCGCAAAGCCCCATCTGGCGTATCATCTCTATACACACTGGAAGCTGCTCTTTAAGCGGTGCCGGTGGCTCGTCGCGGTTGGCTTTGTATTCGCCGGCCATCTCGTGACGAAGTGTCTTGCCCTTGCTATCTAGCGCAAAGATGATATAATCGCTTGGAAATTCATCCCTTAAATTCATAATGAAATTTGCAAATCCGCTCACCATCCCGCTTGGCTTGCCCTCTTTGTTTTTAAGGTTTGGCATCGCATAATAAAGCCTGAAAAAAAAGCCGAAAGTATCGATGATAGTGAGAGTTTTTTTGCCGTTCATTATTTTTCCTTGATTTTTTATATATTCTATCTTTATTTTACAAATTTTACTTTTAATGTCCTAAAATTTTTCACGCAAACGGATCGAAATTTATATCTTCATTCCAGATGTATTCCATGGATTTTGCGATATCTCGCGCAGTTTTTATTCCGTGAATTTCAGCCACAAAACCAAGCGCCATATCAATGCCGGACGCAACTCCGCTTGAGGTGTAAAATTTGCCGTCCTTTAGCCATCTAGCGGGCTTTATCCACTCCACGTCCTTGCTTGATGCAGTTACAAATTCCCAAGATGACTTGTTACTGGTGGCTCTTTTGCCTTTTAAACATCCTGTGCAAGCGAGCAAAACCGAGCCCGTGCAGACGCTTAAAACTATCTTGCTGGCGTTAGCCAAATTGCTTAATTCGCTTAAAACCCGCTCATCATTTATAAGTGCTCTTGTCGCAAATCCACCAGGTACCAGCAGGATATCGTGGCTTTTTATCTCGCTTATTTTGCGAGTTAAAATTTGCGTGTTTATGGAGCTTTTAACCGCCTCTCCATCAAGCGAAAAATAATCTATCATATAGTGCTGCTTAAGCCTTGAAAGCACTTCAAGCGGTCCAAGCGCATCAAGGCTGGTGTAGTCATCAAAAAGCAAGACATTTATCTGCTGCATGGCTTTTCCTTGTGAAATTTAAATTTGCAGACAAATTTAATCAAATTTTTCATATCTTTTTGATAAATTTTAATCTTTGAACTAATCTAAAATTTTAAGGAAATTTGTGCTAAGCGATCACGAGATAGAAAAATGCAAATTTAAAAAACATCAAAGAGGTGGCTAAAAAGCTAAATTTAAATGAAGAAAATTTAGAGCTTTTTGGCAAATTTAAGGCTAAAGTGGCTGCGAATTTGGCTGCTAGCGACTCAAATTTGATCCTTGTAACGGCTACAAACCCAACTCCCTTTGGAGAGGGCAAGACAACTGTAACCATAGGACTTAGCGACGCTTTAAGTAGGCTTGATAAAAGAGTCTGCGCCGCACTTAGAGAGCCAAGCCTTGGTCCTGTGTTTGGCATCAAAGGTGGAGCGACAGGCGGAGGATACGCTCAAGTTGCGCCAAGCGGTGATATAAATTTGCACTTTACGGGCGACTTTCATGCGATAACTTCGGCAAACAACCTCATCTCAGCCATGATAGATAACAGCCTTCAGCACGAAAATCCGCTTCGCATAAATCCAAGCAAGATCACGCACAAACGCTGCCTTGACATGAACGACCGAGCCTTAAGGCGCATAACCGTAGGGATTGATAAAACGAGCAAAGCAAGCAGGGAAGATGGATTTATCATAACTGCCGCAAGCGAGATCATGGCGATAGTCTGCCTTGCAAGTGATATAAGCGACTTAAAAGAGCGTGTTGGGCGCATGATAGTAGCTTACGACGAAGATGGCAACCCTGTAACTTGCGCGGATCTTGAGTGTGTGGACGCGGTTTGCTTGCTGCTTAAAGACGCGATGAAGCCAAATTTAGTCCAAACCCTTGAAGGCACGCCGGTGCTCATGCACGCAGGCCCGTTTGCAAACATAGCTCACGGCTGCAACAGTGTGATAGCTACTAAGACCGCTTTAAATTTGGCTGATTTTGTTGTGACTGAAGCGGGATTTGGCGCGGAGCTTGGAGCGCAAAAATTTCTTGACATCAAATGCGCACTAACCGGCATAGCGCCCACCGCTGTGGTACTAGTAACTACTATCCGCTCGCTTAAATATAACGGCGGCGCAAGCAAAGAAAGCATCACAAGCGAAAATTTAAAAGCCTTAGAAAAGGGAGCTGAAAATCTAAAAGGACACATCGAAAATTTAAAAAATTTTAACCAAAATATCGTAGTTGCACTTAATCTTTTTGCATTTGATACCAAAGACGAAGTAGCCTTGATAAGCAAAATT
This Campylobacter sp. RM16192 DNA region includes the following protein-coding sequences:
- a CDS encoding DJ-1/PfpI family protein, translated to MQQINVLLFDDYTSLDALGPLEVLSRLKQHYMIDYFSLDGEAVKSSINTQILTRKISEIKSHDILLVPGGFATRALINDERVLSELSNLANASKIVLSVCTGSVLLACTGCLKGKRATSNKSSWEFVTASSKDVEWIKPARWLKDGKFYTSSGVASGIDMALGFVAEIHGIKTARDIAKSMEYIWNEDINFDPFA